The Ananas comosus cultivar F153 linkage group 24, ASM154086v1, whole genome shotgun sequence DNA window cccctccccgctcctctctcctctctcgatCCCCCTCCCCCTCGATCGGATCctcccccccttctctctctctctctctctctctcaccctcttCCCCTCTCGATCCAAGCCGAAACCCTAGCTTCTCTCCTCGATCCCTTGCCCTAATGGCTTCTCCTGGTTAACACCTCCATCAGCGGTGCTCCAGATCCTGCTCCAGATCCTGCGGGGGACGCCTCGTGAcctacggcggcggcggcgccgccgttcCCATCGCCTCCGCCGAGCCGTCTGATCCGATGGTCTGCACCTACCATTGCCGTCAGATGGTGATCCCCCGCTACCTCCGTCGTAATAGCAACCCTAGTTGATTCGNNNNNNNNNNNNNNNNNNNNNNNNNNNNNNNNNNNNNNNNNNNNNNNNNNNNNNNNNNNNNNNNNNNNNNNNNNNNNNNNNNNNNNNNNNNNNNNNNNNNNNNNNNNNNNNNNNNNNNNNNNNNNNNNNNNNNNNNNNNNNNNNNNNNNNNNNNNNNNNNNNNNNNNNNNNNNNNNNNNNNNNNNNNNNNNNNNNNNNNNNNNNNNNNNNNNNNNNNNNNNNNNNNNNNNNNNNNNNNNNNNNNNNNNNNNNNNNNNNNNNNNNNNNNNNNNNNNNNNNNNNNNNNNNNNNNNNNNNNNNNNNNNNNNNNNNNNNNNNNNNNNNNNNNNNNNNNNNNNNNNNNNNNNNNNNNNNNNNNNNNNNNNNNNNNNNNNNNNNNNNNNNNNNNNNNNNNNNNNNNNNNNNNNNNNNNNNNNNNNNNNNNNNNNNNNNNNNNNNNNNNNNNNNNNNNNNNNNNNNNNNNNNNNNNNNNNNNNNNNNNNNNNNNNNNNNNNNNNNNNNNNNNNNNNNNNNNNNNNNNNNNNNNNNNNNNNNNNNNNNNNNNNNNNNNNNNNNNNNNNNNNNNNNNNNNNNNNNNNNNNNNNNNNNNNNNNNNNNNNNNNNNNNNNNNNNNNNNNNNNNNNNNNNNNNNNNNNNNNNNNNNNNNNNNNNNNNNNNNNNNNNNNNNNNNNNNNNNNNNNNNNNNNNNNNNNNNNNNNNNNNNNNNNNNNNNNNNNNNNNNNNNNNNNNNNNNNNNNNNNNNNNNNNNNNNNNNNNNNNNNNNNNNNNNNNNNNNNNNNNNNNNNNNNNNNNNNNNNNNNNNNNNNNNNNNNNNNNNNNNNNNNNNNNNNNNNNNNNNNNNNNNNNNNNNNNNNNNNNNNNNNNNNNNNNNNNNNNNNNNNNNNNNNNNNNNNNNNNNNNNNNNNNNNNNNNNNNNNNNNNNNNNNNNNNNNNNNNNNNNNNNNNNNNNNNNNNNNNNNNNNNNNNNNNNNNNNNNNNNNNNNNNNNNNNNNNNNNNNNNNNNNNNNNNNNNNNNNNNNNNNNNNNNNNNNNNNNNNNNNNNNNNNNNNNNNNNNNNNNNNNNNNNNNNNNNNNNNNNNNNNNNNNNNNNNNNNNNNNNNNNNNNNNNNNNNNNNNNNNNNNNNNNNNNNNNNNNNNNNNNNNNNNNNNNNNNNNNNNNNNNNNNNNNNNNNNNNNNNNNNNNNNNNNNNNNNNNNNNNNNNNNNNNNNNNNNNNNNAACTAGGTTAAGGCGGTTTAGTATGCGAGGACTTAGGAACGAGGACTAAAACAATCTCATATATtctcctttaatttttttttaattcttagtACTCCTTTAATATGTTTATCATTTCTTGGGATGTGAAGACACAAAAACTCATAgttatattaattcttagtaCTCCTTTGATTCATATTTATCTGACTAATCCCAATAACATTAAGTCAAAAACTCATAGTTATATTAAAAGAGAGGTTAGGAGATGTGAAGacaagagaagagaagagaagagaagagaatagGAGGGAGGGTAAAGAGGGTAAAGACACAAATACTATTCCTCTCGTGGTCTTAAGTGGTACTTAAGAGACGGAGGAAGAACCCAATTAATCGTTTAACGTAGTGTCTCCGTGTTAGTTTATCGCTTTTTCTATCTATGTTTATGAATTTAACCCTACTTAGGTTTGTATTAATAACTTCTTATATTGCTAGCTGCGTGGATTAATTCCTTCGAAACCTCGTCACGCTAGTTTAGGTGCGCTAGTTTATCTTTTTAACGTCAAATTGAGCTAGCCGAGTTAGTGAAGCTTTAGCGAGTCTGGAAGCTTTAAACTAGCGTCGTTGTTTAACTTCTCTCCCGCTCCCTCTACTTCTTGTAAAGCCCCGGGATTTACTAGTTAGCCTAGAGGCCTCCTGTAGCTTTTAATCcctcttaattttttctttttttttcttcttcttggtgCATCGACTCTTAAGCTAAACTTCGAAACTTGTCCTGTTGTATCGCTCATCCTAATTGAGATTAAAGCGTTTTTATTTAATGTGTCTAGCGTTGTTATAGTAGGATGAAGTAAACCTAGTTCTTTATCATCGTCTGCCCTCTTCTTCTACCTGGATGGCAATGATCAATCATCACTTGTTCAAGCGCAACGGCatacgcctctctctctctctctctctctctctctctccccttctttAAAACAGTAGTGTTGGTTCTTAATTTTCCACAATTAATTCTTAAGGCATGCATATCTtcttgttacttttttttttttttaatctggaTTTCTAATTAAATTGTTCTTTAAACTAGTTGTTCTAAAAAGAAagtgcaattaattaattgttcttCAAACTTAATTTCCTTTTTAACCCAACTCTTATCTACTCTATTGCCCCCACAACATGCACTTATATATAAAGGAGGTGCAAACTAATATGTATACTTTTGTTATTGAGTAGAAGTTTGTTACATGAGTACatgtttatatatacatgcttaattaatttgaaggtatatatatatatatatatataattagttgcATATATATTGCACCTTGAGGTGAGCTAATGATGTTCATGTGTTGCAGAGACTTTGAATATTTTCCCTTCTGAGCCCATGCATGTAGAAGATCCATCTTCAAAGATACTGACCACATGTTACAttatttctaaaactttttATTAATTCAACACCCCCCATTAATTTCTAATTGTGGCTCATTTCCTTTGTTCCTTGCACTTGCTTTAATTTATGACCATCTagaaatatatgtatgtatattcaACAGGCCTACATTCAACAGCTAGAGTCAAGTAGGGTTAGGTTAATCCAGCTTGAACAAGATCTCCAAAGAGCAAGATCTACTCAGGTACAcattatatgtataataatatatattattggattttaacttttaaacaaatatgtatacatacataccgTATAGtactcataatttttatttgtttcccccccttatgcatgcatgcagcaTGAATGCTTTATGATCATAACCTGATAAAAGAATAATCAATCGATCAACATTGTCTTCATGGATTAGGGCACGCTCTTGAGCGGCATAGCGGCCGTCGTCGGAGACCAAGGACTTGCAAATAGTACTAGTAGTTGCACCGGCACCAGCTCAGGTACGACTTTAAGTAATTAAAACCCTAAAAGAAGCTCAATCGATGCGATGCGATCGACCGGATCGTATTACGATCGAATCAATCAATCCTTTGGTCAATAATTTTTGTCGGTCGTCGATCGATCAGAGGCGGCGATGTTCGACGTGGAGTACAGGAGATGGCTGGAGGAGCATCACAAGCTGATGCTTCAGCTGCGGGCTGCGGtggaatctctctctctctctctcacacacacttttttttttttttgattcttcATATTGACTAGACCAATAATATATAGTTTCATATATAtgacttcttttctttctgaatGCGACACTTCATTTAATTGAAAGAAGAACATATATTTATGATATGAAATAACTGTTCATCTTTAAAAGTTAAGTCAGGATATTATAGGTCTAATATCATGTGAAATAACTACTTGTCACCAAATTCAacataaaacaaatatatatagagagagagaaagagagagaatgagaattCAACTAagatattattgatagtacaTGCTTTTCACTTTTTCACCATTGGATTATAACTATTGCTCCAACTATCCGCTCAACTCTAGGCATCCAACAGTCATAAAGTGgataatatcatattattaatagtattacaacacaactctctctctctttctctctctctctctctctctctttatatatatatatatatatatatatatatatatatatatacatcccaCTTATTTTGGCATGAAAACTCCGCTCATCAGCTTCTATGTTTTATTCATATGTCATGTTCTCATTTGCTTTATTTCTCTCATTTGCTTAAGATGACTTGTACATCATTTACTTCTATGACACCTCTCTGCACACAGTACAATTTCCAAAAGAACATATGTTTGTAGAGATTCTTGTGATTGTGATAATTGTTTTGATGAATGCTGACCCTACATGGAAAATTGATGCTGAACCTCTAGCTCTTACACACTAATTTTTGAGCTTCCCAAATTTCTTTAACTGTCTTAATGGTCCTTGCTGCGCTCTTATGTTCGGATCAAAAGTTCACTGATTCTTTCTTTTGATCATGATACGTTAATTGGTAATGCAGGGATCTACTAATATCTTTCAGGAGAGCTACTAGCCAAAAGCCACTGAGGATCATAATTTATAGGTTGATACAGATCCCTATATATTATTAGTTCATAGATCAACTTTGAACTGTTAATATGATCATCacatatataagtatatagCTAAGCTAAATTTTTGGCTCTCCATCTACCTTCAAGAACCACAtgttttgcttttctttaagtGCTACGCCATGCCCTATCCTCTATATATGCATGCACGCGGGAAGAAGATAACATAGCTGGATATATATGTTGCATTACTGTAAACAGGTAAGTGCGTCTCAAACTCAAAAAtcccttttattatttataatggGAAAATGGCTTCATTGAAACCCCAACAATTTCAActtagtttacttgtattttgaaGCTTGTTTGATTGTTATGCAGATTAAAGTGCTATTCATTCTCCGTTTCTCTAATTGATGTGTAATTGTTGAACATATGGAATTGATGTTAGACCATTTGCCTAATAGTGATTCCAACTGATACTCGTGTCAATGAATTATATTTGGTAGAAGTTTTGTTTTGCATGAATTACTAATAGTGATGCTTTGTTTTAACTGTTCTAGCGTAGGATAGATAAATCGAGTAACGAAAACATTAATTTGTTGGTATCTTAGTCTTTTTAGATTTACTGTGGCACTGATTTTTTTCACTTACCACCCCCCGCTCTGTAGTTTACGATGCATTTTACTTGACTATGAAGTGCTTTAGTTGCTTAAGCTGAATGCATAAGCAGGTTTCTGATCAAACGAGCTTGCAGTCTAAGTTGTTGGCTTTGTAGCTTTTGATACCTCATAGTAACATACTCAATTGGGTAATTTTGTGTAGTTCGATACTCAGTTCTTGGAATTTATCGATCTGTTTCTATTACACCAATTCTTCTGCTAAGTAAGGATGATATTGATgttgtttttatatttctttcatTGAGGAAATCTTTGTTACTGCTCGACCTGCTAATTTGCCTCTGCTCTAGTAGTTGTTTGTATCTTCTCTGAATTGTTGAGTATTGATCTGTTGAGAAGTTTTGTTAATTACATTGTGAAGAGCATAGGCTGAAGTTTTCTGAAATTCTCAACATGACCCCACAAGCACCACAATGATCATACTCTTTAGATAAACATGTCTCTAGAAACTTGCTGTTCGAGTGGCATTTTCCCTTTGATCTCTTCATTCGAGTTGCTTAGTTGATGAATTTCGGGCACTTCATATGCAGGCAAATGCAACCAATCACATGGTTCTTTTTAGTCTAGAAGTATTCCAAATCATTCGTAGATGCATTTACGAAATCTTCGATAGTTGGCAGTGGAAAGTGAAAAGCATAATGCTACCTTTTGTATTACTCAAAATTAGTCATTAGGTTGCTTAGATGTTTGTCGATGTTGCTCTATGTATTtctgtttcttttgtttttgctaACTTTTTTCAGGTATACTGAAATCACAAGGGATTTGTAGATCATAAGTAAAAGATTTTCCCAGATAAGCAATCTACTTAAATGCAACAATGTTCAGTAACTGTGCTTCTCTCAATTATATATTTGATCTCATACATCTTACTCTCAATAAGTCCATTCTCATCAGTATTCCTGGATCTGGAATGAACCTAGtgtttcttgctttctttcttttgttgtgaagataaatattttaataatcttTGAACCTTGAATCTAATCCAGGGACATGGTTATTATGTTTCTGTTGAAGGTGTGCAAGTAGCTGATTATCCATGGACTAATATTTCTTGTCAAGGTTTTCAGGTACTACTGTAGTTTAGTTACCGCATTGTCATCAAATATATCGCACTGCAAACTGATTTTATGACTTCTTTTTGGTTGATCCAGAACAGCTGGAGCTGCGAAAATTGAAGTGGGAAGCAAGAGTTTCAAACATGcggtgtttgttattttttcgctacattttgaacaagtgttttttgttagaacttatgtttgaaatttaatttgaatactgagattgtaatttgagaattgagactatttgttattcaaattattaatgctttttggttactaatattttttaatatttcaattcattgtagtatttagttgttaatcaagtagtttaatattaatttaattgccgCTATAAGCTTTATTAATCAATCATTTAGTATGCTTTTtgcggcaattataattaattgtagcggcatttataatagttgttattgtataatatttagcggcatttatttgaatttttaccaaccgccggaataaatgccgctaaaacttttagcgaccctgccaatagcggcaattgttaaaattgccacaaaacattttagcggcaattgtaattgccgctaatttaaaaaataatcgccgctaaaacatagttttgttgtagtgagagcTTACCTCAATAGCTTGCTCNTAtgaggttagatttaaagtttcatatcattctgatacccagaaggtggaaaataaaatccgacaactatctgataaagattacagttcggtacagttttcggtgaccaaacggggtcgaaactaaaatattaaagtttctttggactcgttaagtaaaactgaacatgactgtcaaatttgagctcaaacggatatttagggagctccggcgaaagatatcagatttcgagctgcCCGGAGATAAATAGTGTATTGTTCAGGGGGCTTTGTGTAAAATCTACACtagtcttcttcctctcctcaacCGTATGCagccacacacgcacacacactcacacgcatacatggagggagagagaaacctccctttctctctctagatctctcccaaagttgaaggttttggtggagaaccaagcttggaagttgatcttcatcttcttcatcttcttcctctcaatTGGAGCAAggtttgaaggtaagcttttgctaccctttaatggtagaattgtagggcttcaattatatgctccaagaatggatttagtggaacttctagatgctaaatagaggattaatgcttgaatcatgaagctatgtggtgatttcttgcatagttgtaacctAGAGCCCCAAAATACAATTTTTGCTtgtagatgggtttgatctaaattgaacctatataaacctaattgctaggtatacgaacgcgttggcgaagtcggttcggcgatttgtcgagccggtgcgaagttattaaagaaacggacgtttaggcttcgtttctgcctggagggccgagacaacatcgtaaaatcatagaaatggatttggagcaccgtggcacataacNggatttctagggtttgttccaaatgccctagaaatggttcaaaTGGTTTGGAAATGGGATTAGAGAGCTTCTTGGGTGGTTCTAAGCTTAATTATGCTTAGccatgagatcaatcccaagaaatttgattatggcattgtttgggcaccaaatttgggacttttgcctccgggtgtttccgaggtaaattgacatcttggaaacctaattggggatcaAACGAACACGTTGTGCGCTCGGCTCGGTGAAACGAAGaatgtacgcgaagttattgacaaaaaggtcgattttggtacagatggccgcagcacgcggaataagtgtttaaaaatcatgagatcggatccggagcatcgtggAGTcgaggaataaactccagaatttTCTAATCGCGGATGGGTGGCCGTTCGGCTGGTCGCGTAAGAATTCGGAccaaaccgggtcacgggtgtcGCGGGAggtcgattgcaagtgactacaagcaatcggaaagcgatttcaggtgggttgtgtttaccgaagcgactaggtcgcctgtatgtctaagataaaTGTTTATCTTTGATGCACGTAGTGGTAGCTAGTGGTAGAACACATGAATGTATAAGATGAATGTCTTGTTAAGCTACCATATGGACATAATGTAGGAATGCTAAATAGATGCATGAATGATgtggtatagaaatgctagaatataTGCATTGGTTAATGTTAGTAGAATGCATAtcatagaaatgctaaatgtaaaCATGTAGTTAATGCTAAGATCatttctaattgatgcataaaGTTGTATTGGTAGGTTACATGATATtatgaatgcttgaaacatacTATGTAGTTGAGATTACttaccaatgagatgaaatgcataatgaattaaatgctaaaagaatgcatgagatgctaagtatggactatgttagaagaattatacatgttgccaTAATGTGGAACATAGTAGATGAACtatacatgttgaacttgggtcgataactctaggttgattagagaactcgacattggaaaactaGTATAAAgtgcatatggacaatctatatacattagatcgagtggcattaaacctagtgtcttgaacataggttgaacatgaatgatatgaacctagtgttagtaaacctaggtcggaCATGAAGGACATATGAACCAAGTGTGAATatacataggttggacatcaagtggcattgaacctagtgttaaagaacataggttggaatcaTGTGTAGCATTTAATCTagcgttaaagaacataggtaggacatgaacctagtgttaaagaaagtagttaaacaaggtttcaCCCAAAGTGACATTATGGCTTGGTATTAGCGGTATATATATGATTAGGTAAaaacctatcattggcattgaggCATAGAGATATGGAACAGGTTGGCTATACCttctcaaattgaggatgggatcgtactcacatataTCGGTTCCGGCTTGTGCAAAGTCGCTCCTCTACAGGCAGTGTACTCCGGAGTAtagacaccacgggtgagagCGCCCagcgaagatccctcgggtgacAGTGCCTTGTGCCTTCCCCGGTAGACGGGGTGGATCTCTCGGGGCATTTGCCAATGCTAATCCCGGTAGATGGGACATGTGAGATGTGAGCTTGGGGCGAATTTGATGAACCCcgaaaagattgggtaaaggctaaagtgaatgtgtgaaagtatgcattatgagctaTGAATTTGGTATTCCAGTTTAGTGGATTtatggctgaggtgcatgtgggacgtccttcacctcgagcctggatgtatgcggtattccgcagatgattgactcaagaccgagtcgggtggttagcttggctagggtagaggaaaaccttaggagcaaataaccaatgatataaagtgataagatgtataaattatgaaaaagctataGATAGCATCATACAAAGTAAAATCATatattctacttgtatagttgcatgatttcatattgcatatcgcatatcgcgaggcatgacatgtagttcaatatcgagtaaatgtataaatatctgttttatgttattggactaacctgNTAttgcagtgcctcattagatctattggttgagcttttcccttgggtggccgtacccactggaaaccatggattggttctcaccccacattgttttggggtgttacaggttcacacgtgagcggcgcggcggcgcaaggcgagggcgtagctccgtagttagcggcctactaccgagaccagagatagcagtaccctgagtcggctacttagggatgtaagaaaatgaaaggaataagattgcaataatttgttataaaagcatgattgtatttggaagttaaatgtaatatgtaattgtgatgtaaaatgtatctagtgaatgtgaatgcttgtaataacaagtggattatgtttttgatactttcttatgcaatctttgattgaaatgtgttcctggttggaactttgtacattgtattgattgcgacgccttggatgTACATGGGAGACtatgtccgcggtacaggggaaaccctgtccgttcggcgctctgttggcgtgcccaaaaccgaccaaagaggcgggctcggggcgtgacacacttACACATTCAGAAGATATACAATAAGTGAAACAAAAGGTGCATCTTGAATGCCGGGAGAACTCTAAACAAAATACAATTGTACACCTttcatacaaaaattaaaaaaatatgccaATAGGTCCTGCCTCTAAAGTAACCCAAGGAGgttctagctagtcgctaacctTTTGCCACGATCCTTAGCAtctcccgctgtggaaggctctgaaacaaaaacaagcAACCGATGGGGGTgagaattattaaataatagttcctaaTAGATAAGCcaccgagagtggcgaaatacaccactaggtcaaccgAGGCAATAACAGTATATAACAGAATTACAAAGCACATAGgtaatatctaaaataaaatggtTCAATTACAGTTATGCATCTACGTGACAAAGCCTACTAATATGGATATGGTTCTCTCAACTGTCATATGTACTTGTATAAATATACAAATGTACATGTATGTCCATCTTTATTTTAGATATTACCTATGTGCTTTGTAATTCTGTTATATACTGTNtatatatatatatggttttggAAATTTGAGAGGAGATGTGTTTCGTCACAAATTGGCAACCATATTGGGCGAAACGAAAtggtagattcgatgccccaatCGTGTTGAACGCGCTGGTACGATTCGTtcagaaatccgacggacggatcttcggaaaACGTGAAAAGTTTGCTGAGAGGTCAAATATTAGCGAAACGGAAAATCTGAGAAAAGGctaatattttatgcgccgttttgcgCGAATTCGAACGTCTAGAGTCTTGTGTGCATAATACACATTCTGGCAGGCCAGGACTAGGCTAAAAAAAATCAGCCTTGGGTGACTTTTCCGCAATTGAGCACTTACTATATAAAATGCATCTCGGGTTTTCATGCACAAAAGCCCTAGATTGTTTCCACCCTAAGTCACCTAGCTAACCCTAGCCGTCTTAGCCACCCTGCCCTacttgtaaggaagtgaatcctcgaaaccCGAGGATTTGGCTTCGAATGGAATCGACTGGTTGTCGAgtgtgtaggcttcggaaagcccgaaggtaattataatgcataaagtgcattaaggaaggatccacgagagcaccagtgcaaggaaagtgaattctcgaaatccgaggattagacttcgtctGGAATCGACTGgttgtcgagtgtgtaagcttcggaaagtccgaaggcaATTAAAGCACATGAAGTGCATTAAgaaaggtccgcgagagcaccagtgcaaaagctGCACTGGGGCAGAaatgctttcggggaccggtccctggcaaggagggaccggtcccatcgggctgggctgcgggggtctctgatgagaccggtccctggcaggcagggaccggttcccgaacgttNTTTGGCTTCGAATGGAATCGACTGGTTGTCGAgtgtgtaggcttcggaaagcccgaaggtaattataatgcataaagtgcattaaggaaggatccacgagagcaccagtgcaaaatctgcactggagcagaaatgctctcggggaccggtccctggcagggagggaccggtcccatcaggctgggctgcgggggtctctgatgagaccggtccctggcaggcagggaccggttcccgaacgttgaccCAGCGAGaattagccgaaatttggctaagtcccgagaacccagctctcgggaatcggtctcttggacaaggaccggtctcccagggaccggtctctcaggcaaggactggttcccgaacgcgaaaactcctctgctcgaaatggcagctctcggggaccggtcttcccgagctgggaccggtccctcactgcaaGAATGCCTAGAGAGGGCTGGTTtgaaggatgaaaagttgagggggctatctgcaaaatggcctttattagaggctgggggacctctctctccctctcacactctttccctctctctctctagaaagaaaagaatgagaagaagaaggagaagaaagaaaggaaggaaaagaataaaaagtgaaaggagaagaagaagaagaaggtcttcttccctctctccttcaagctagggcaagcttggagcttggcttagaggtaagcttcaaaacccatccatggtggatttcttaggATTGGATTTTATTGCTTAAAATTGGTTCGAATAGAacctattggagataaatagatggttcgagctcgaaatcgaagctcgcaccacggatttcttccccgttgccattctagggcacggaattgggattttggaaatctagggttttgatctaatctaataggtcgcaaacctaattgctaggtcccggaacgcgtcggcgaagtcggtttctcgatccgacgaacgggtgcggagaaatcgccgaatcgggtacttgagggctcgcttcgccccgaggagttaggGCGACGTGCAAGAACcgcaacgtcgagttttctatcatcgcggcatcaccaagaggtgggtggtgaccatcccgaagcaactgggcccccttctatgtcttagtacatttcgattcttgcatcttgtattattgcattataggatgattgtgcattgcctttccttatgcattCTTTGATGATGTCatagcatgtattggatacttgacatagtggatcgataaggattgggtcgagacttatgaatcctatagtgcagagaaagagatgggctcaatggttggtctaatgttaaacaaagaacgagtggtatctagtcgatagtaaacaatggacgagtggcaatCTAGTTGATAGTGTATAAGAAAACAAGTGATACATGTTAAACTTGGTGTATACGACGCCTATGGACTACATGATGgtagtaaccctagaggatagggtacccTAGAGTGGAGAgaattggatcatgctcacggtctgtttttaacttgtgatggaagccccacacaagaagtacgctccggagttggtcacgtggaaTTGCCTATTTTGtgtcccaagggattgcctattttgggtcccggcagacggtctcggttcgtagtgcgagttgaccctccctaccttcgagatggctagtgagcagtaggcgaGCTTTCAgagaagccacgagattaagaaacaagtaaatgagatgGATGAATAAGTGCATAGCTTTACTTTTTGGACATGTTGacgggttagttgcttaccatttcattgtacatgcatccaTATGTTTATGATTCgggcatagtagcgtagcttTACTATCCTGTCTTTGCCGCTTTGCTCATTACCTATTTATCTATTCGGTTATCTACTTGTGcctgcttggacctagtggggagaccggcggagtcggcggccgaacccactgggaactatggaagatagttctcaccccactct harbors:
- the LOC109728771 gene encoding transcription factor TGAL9-like; the protein is MYIQQAYIQQLESSRVRLIQLEQDLQRARSTQGTLLSGIAAVVGDQGLANSTSSCTGTSSEAAMFDVEYRRWLEEHHKLMLQLRAAVCK